The following nucleotide sequence is from Trifolium pratense cultivar HEN17-A07 linkage group LG2, ARS_RC_1.1, whole genome shotgun sequence.
tttatttgtcttgattgaataccacaagatttagttaacttttttaaaaatcttgattgaatacctcaataattttttgtcataaaaaaatattttaaaatctcatgtaatcccaatccaatacacccccttaaatctcaaaattgaattAAGTGTCAAAACGACCTTGTTAGCCTTTAATTAGTAATAAAAAAGGTaaatattaaatgcaaattaTTTCAAATACCCGCAATGAATTTCTATACACCGAACTCGACTACCTATGTCCACAACAAACTGCATTTTGGGTCCATGAGTCCGCTTCAATGCTTTAATCCAACccatttggattttttttttctttctgtccATCCCTGCCAAACACCACAACTCTCTGGTGTCAGTTTGAACTAAGTACAATTGAAGTGTAGATGAATGATTGAAAGTTAAGTCTCAACATCGAATCAAATGTCAAAACGACAATGTTAGCgtttagtaataaaaaaaaggtaaatactAATTTCAAATACCCGCAATGAATTTCTATGAGTTCACTTTACCACTTGAATTCGGCTcacttgaatttttttctttaagttgCAGCGAGTTGGGCCGGTTTACGAGCTTTTATCCATCCCTACAAAACACCATAACTCTCTAGtgtcaatttaaaataaatactgTTGAAGTGTAAACTTACAACCAagtgataaaaaataatttagcaAACACCACAACTAAAGTAAGTGATGTTGAGTGTTTAATTTTCATCGCATCCTtttataaaaaccaaaaaattataaatttttttgtcctttttataagaaactacGCGTTCCGTGCCTGTCTGTGTGATCCATATTTTctatggacaaaacttacatgcatttccatacatgcatttcttacttttcctctcacaaagatgtagttttttttattaaaaaataatttatttttttttttcaaaatgtaaaaacataaataaccacctctttgtgagtggaaaagtaagaaatgcatgtatggaaatgcaggtaagttttgtccattttctattatgcaaacttatgttGAAGATTATCctaaatttttcatatatttttattttttatgaataattgaCTGAtggaaaacaacaaattaagtcACATAGAGATCCTGAGACATTTGAATTAAATgtaaaaaactattaaataaaaatgtggaTATATTATCAGATGAACAATTTTGCATTACTAAAGACAGTTAGTATCTTAGGAATTCTATATTGTAGTggtaaaatattaaatattgttctgggccgagcatagacgctcgagcatcagagggtgtcgaacaaaTACGTCTCGAGCAAGCCTACCGTGAAGAGCCCGCAAGACGTGCTCGACCTTCCAACGGTCTAATACTCTtacgtatcgtaacggccgtaaaccggaatgatgagcatttactgcacatcaaagcctccaagccgttttccggcagccacttgatggccattaatgccatcaagggtcttGGCCCAGCGCAGGGGGCTATATATGtgtgactccacttcatttgcaaggtacgcattattttagccaagaaaaccttacacacaaactgacttgagcgtcggagtgcttgcaggtacacaacccccctccgcttcaacaggggtctcaaacgctctcaaccaccgcaaacgccggcgaagtcgcatcattctggtcaacacgatcagtggcgccgtctgtagGAAAAAATAGTTTCCCTGTTtattcaaaccaaaaactaaaaaacttcctTAAAACAACCACTTTGCGATCAATGGCTGGCGGAAACAACCACCAAAtcccggagcacgtggcggagaacAACGGTCAACCAATGGACTACCCGCCGTACCACCCGCAGGACGGTCAGttcgcctccgtaacggaagatggccaAGAGGGGCAAAACGTGCACGacgagccctacaacccagaagaaccgcagatccttgtggctaccccgccacagggCGTTCCCATGCAGGATATGATGGCTGCGCTGGTCAACgcaatcaaccgccagtcgGACTTATTACTGCAGCAGAACCAGCGATTCGAGCAGCAAAACCAAAGGCTCGAATCCCAAAGCCGTCGAATCGACGCAATTGCTGAATCGAGGATGACGGTGCAAGCCCGCCGAGCACACCGTTCACCCACACCTGCGAGGAGCAGAACCTTCTCCAGGTCACGCTCACCATCTCGCCGAAGAAGCGAGAGGAGGATGAGTCCAAGGAGAAACGAGGAcatatctcgaaactccaccccaCCGAGGAGGCACTCCCCGAGAAGGGACAATCCTCCTCGCCACCAAAGACACCGATCCTCGGAGGAAAGGGACAGccaccaaggccccctctcccgaagGATCCGGGAACTCCCTCTACCGGTCGGTCTCGAgaaaccaccggcaatggatacctacgatggctcgacagatCCAGACGAGCACATCGAGAATCTGGAGGCTCTCCTCGAGTACAaaaatgtacgaggctctatcaagtgtaagctctttcccacgactctgaggaaaggcgctatggcttggtatAAGAGCTTGGCGCCGAGATCCGTAGATTCCTGGTCGGACCTCTGCGCCCGTTTCCGGGCCCATTTCACATCTTCGAGGCGCCATCCCAAAACGGAAGCGACACTCGAAGCCATCATTCAAGGCGAGACGGAGCCCCTCAGATCCTATCTCGAACGGTTCAACAAAGCAGCCGTAGAAGTAAAGGTCGAGGAGAGCATGAAGCTGTATCTCCTCGACAGGGGACTACATCGGGACAGCGACTTTGCTAAAGCTGTCGGTATCGAAGAGCCGAAGACGTTGGATGCATTCTTCGAAAAGGCAAAGAAGTACATCGCCTACGAGGAGAAACAGAGGGCCATAGATCTAAGgaggccgtaattccagtagaaaccggagcATCCTCCTTCCGAACGGAAGTACCCCTCGAAGGGGAAGACAACCACGAAATGCTCAGAGAGGAGCTCGACCTCTTAGAGGAACTCCGAGATGGCGCAGCCCTCCGAGAAgctactttgaaacaaaaaatagcaaaacgagatgatAAAAAGGTCATCAAGCGAGAATTCGACGTTGGGACACTAGTACTCCGACGTAACCAAAAGGATTCCCGCGAGGGtaaactcgcggcaaattgggaaggaccttaTCGTGTCCGAGCCAAAACTGAAAACGGCGCTTATTATTTAGAAGATCTTTACGGAAAAGaaattcctcgaccttggaatgccgaaaagctcaaacaatactacagttgaggGAAGCTCAAAGCCATCCCTCGacgaaggctgtgtcttcgcccatgagaagcacgcctatacaacggaggagtgcttaggtacgggcatgaatcttaaaatataaaacaaagtcgagacTCGAGACATTAGGAgctcgatgatgttggcgaggaaAAGTTCTAGACCACGGAACACCATCGTCGTAGTACACGCCtggtagaaccccagctcgcgatgggatgttcacaccccgaggaggaaagcttaacaacagcccctctcctcgttactagtttggataaacatcttcaaacacttagaatggttccccgCACCTTCTAAGCTCGGCATCGATGATACCAGCTATCATAACGATGACCACCGTCCAAATACACACTAGCGCGAAGGCACAAATAGCTCGGCGTATAGAATATTTGGAAAATTGCTTAAGTTAAAGTTACAAGCAAACAGTCAAGGCTAGAAACAAAAACGTCGCACAAAAATCGCCGCATAAAACCTAATTCTAAGTGCGAAGATAAAGGTAAAAGGGCGAGCGAATAAATAAAAGTGCAAGGAAGAAAAACACGGCGAGCAAGCTCGAGATAATTATGTTCGACAAAACCGAAAGATCTCCTAAGACACGAGATGAATCGTTCAAGCTTCAAAGTTATTATCCTCATCAATGAGCATAacaacttggggggctcctattctgggccgagcatagacgctcgagcatcagagggtgtcgaacgAATACGTCTCGAGCAAGCCTACCGTGAAGAGCCCGCAAGACGTGCTCGACCTTCCAACGGTCTAATACTCTtacgtatcgtaacggccgtaaaccggaatgatgaacatttactgcacatcaaggcctccaagccgttttccggcagccacttgatggccattaatgccatcaagggtcttggcccagcgctgggggctatatatgtgtgactccacttcatttgcaaggtacgcattattttagccaagaaaaccttacacacaaactgacttgagcgtcggagtgcctgcaggtacacaatcCCCCTtcgcttcaacaggggtctcaaacgctctcaaccaccgcaaacgccggcgaagtcgcatcattctggtcaacacgatcaaATATGTAtccttttttttgttcatttgatAATCAGAGCATTTGATCAAATATAATAAGAACGCATAGATTGTAGGAAATAAAAAGGAGAAGAATAGAGATAGACAAACTACTAAACTTATACATGCAGTTTTTCTTTTGCAACTGATTCCCTTTTTGCTTGATTAACTGTGCAACTTACGATATAACAAACACCACATTAGTCCCGTGTGTTTCATTTGCAATGAACCACCCTGTTAGTTCCATTCGTAATGAACAATCGGTGTTCAACACTTGCAACGATTTCTTCTTGAATCACAATATTTCCTTCAAAATAAAGCACCCATAAAATTTGtgcatcttcttcttctatgaCATGTTCATTAGGTTATAATCCCTGCATCCATCGAAAAATATGGGTAATATATAATCATCTAAAATGAGAATGACAAAATAACAAAGATAGAATGTAGTTGGAAAAGAAGAATGTATGAATTAATAGTAAATGAAATCGGACAAAAAGGaaccaattaaaataaaaaagcaaggAGAGAATGAGTAGCAATTGTTACTACTTTCTATACATCTACACCATTATAGGACACAGTAGTCTCATTTCAAATTTAGTCTCTTGTACTCTCTCTCACATGAGAACCGAATGGgttaaaggaaaaattgaaggTATGTGTGAGAGAACAAATTTGAAGAAACAGGGTGCAGTTACATATCTTTATATGTAAACCATAAAGGgtagttttaaaataaataggatACTTCTTTTTGGTGtggattttatttattttcaactttacCCTCTTATACATGGGTGGTTGATTCAAGGAATTGATAACTAACTCATTTTTTTGTGtggatttttattttccaattttactctTCAATAATATTGGAACTAACATCACACTACATGTTAACACTACTTTGCTGAGAAGATTatttggttattatatatttcatttttgtcttttaaaacaaatatattccaagtacataaataaatattaaaactttAAAAGTAATACTCCATTAACAACCTAATCACTAGGCTTATGCTAATATAAAACACTAGGTTTACGCTAATCTAAAACCACGACTCTTACAACTACGATCTCAGCTCTAACTAGAGATGTCAAGCAACCATCCCCAACTTATTCTTGGCCTAGATGTCAACCTAATTCTATTGTTTTTAATGTTGATGGGAGGTGATGTTAAGTTTAGTGTTGATAAGAGATCATAATGGAAATTTCACTACAGGTTAGATAATTACTTTTTTACATGGCCTTCGAATACAAGTTTCTACTTGCTAGTGTGCAAGTGCAAGTGTGCAACTAACTTATGTTTATTTTCAttgtaagaaagaaaaaaagaaaaaaaaaacttatgtttattttcatattttttaaaatgagattATTACTATTCAGCAACATCTCTTGGCACAAAAGTAGATGATACATTAATGTTGGAGAACCTTATGATTGAATTGAACTTTGTTCAAATATTCAACGAATTGTACCAACATAATGTGgtacaagtggtagatacttaaGTTCCTGGACCATTTCGATTCCCGGCCGATGCGTATGAAAAAACATTTGTTGGAAGAGGttaaccccttaaatggatTTCAATTACCTCGAAAAAATTAGTCTGCTCAGTTGCTCGCGAAAGATATCTTTagcttaccaaaaaaataatatttcaaaattcCATAAAGtgtttggtttttcttttttgttttttctcagtaacattttttttcccGAATAAACCATCAAATTAGTCTATAACTTTGTAAAACACTCTCAAATAGATCTTTTaactttatgaatattttaaaaagaccCCCTATCATAAAATTTAGTCTCTATAGACTTTTTTGAAATACTCATTCTTTGATAATGTTTTCTAAAGTTGTGTTGTGATTTACTAAAAAGATAAATGTTGCTCTTAAAGATGATGGGTACAATTAAGAAAAACAGTGATGCAAAAAGCAACCCCTAACTGGGCCTTAACGAAAAAAATTGACCCGACCCAACAAAAATGggtttttctttctctttcctGTTGTAATAAAAGGCGAAACTGAAGCTTTCAAAACCCTAATTGAAGCTACCGCAGGTAATTGAACCCTAATTttctctcctctcttctctTCATTCTTTCAATCCATTTAGTATCGATTCGATGCTTTGAACATTAATCTTACTTTGATTGAATTTTTCAACAATGGTAATTGGTTTCACGGTTTTCGaattgtgaataattttttgttattgtgTTTGATTGATTCAGGAAAATGGCTCCGAAGCAACCAAGTACGGGTCTTTTTGTTGGATTGAACAAAGGTCATATTGTTACCAAGAAGGAATTGGCTCCAAAGCCCTCTAATCGTAAAGGGGTAAGTAAGATTGTTAATTTTAGGGTTCGCAGATTAGTTAAGAATTTTCATGGTTTAgattttacttttgtttttggaattttgaatTATATGAGAATTTGTTTGATGTATAGTTTTAAGTTTGTTGGATTTGTTATTAGAGATTGAATGAattcatttttgtttacaatgcaATTGATTTGTATGAAAAATGAACAACAGCAGTAAAAGATTTGAGAGTTAGTTATGTGATTTGATGTGAGTTGAGTTGTAGAATGCAAAACCACTGTTTTACaagaattttgattttggactcttttgttttgttttgtacaGAGAAcattttgttataaattttagaaTGATTTTCATAATGTTAAACAGCATTGCTATCTGTCACAAAAATGGTTTGAAATGCTACCCCAATAAGCAATGTTATTGATGGTGGAGAGCCGACATACTGTCTGACATATGTCGTCGCCATCCTTCACATAATGGCTAtgttggtttttaaaaaaatgtgcaGCCATGGCTGATGTATGACAACACTGCTAATAAGTCTATTTAAGTTGCTGTTATATGACAATTTACAAGCTTTTTGTTTATTcccaaaaaaattgtgttaattTTCCTATTTATAAAATGTCGTTTGTATTGCTACTATAGTGCTATTTAATATATGGCTGGAGCTAAAATAAGCTTAATGGTTGGTGATTTGAATAAACATCTGTGCTATAATGTCTTAATTGATGCTTATTGAAAGATATAAAATACAGTAAAGAAGGAAATTTTCAAAAGGGACTATCAAGAGtgatttgattttgatattttggGTTTTCTTATCTTTGATATTGTCTATTATCCTAATAAGCATGTTGTTGTGGACAGAAAACAAGCAAGCGTGTGCACTTTGTAAAGAACCTCATTCGTGAGGTTGCTGGCTTTGCACCTTATGAAAAGCGTATCACTGAATTGCTGAAGGTTGGAAAGGATAAGAGGGCACTGAAAGTGGCCAAAAGAAAGCTTGGAACCCATAAACGCGCAAAGAAGAAGCGTGAGGAGATGTCCAACGTTCTCCGAAAGATGAGGTTTGTCTTCATTCTGTGTTTATACATGATAAGTGTTTTATTATTATGCTTATTGTTTCTTCATGAAAATTGAGTTCTTATGCGCTATCTTTTAATCGTGTGCAGGGCTGGTGGAGCAGGTGACAAGAAGAAATAAGCATTTGTTTATTTCATTCAAAGTTAACCGGATGTACCAATGTTTTTTGAAAGACAAGTTGTTTCAGTTTTGTTTGGTTAAACTATGTAGTGTGCTTTTACTTCTAGAGATATTTTGTTTTGACTGTATGATTTATGGAAAGTGCTATTGGATTATTCTGTGTTATACTAGAAGTAACATAAAATCCTTTTGAATCAAATGTTTCTTCTGCATAGTTAACAAATTATTTTCCTTTGCATGCAACCCTTAACATGTTGTCTGTACTAATGGAACACAACGTTTTTTAGAATTCTTAATTAATACAAATTGATCTACAAAGTGTTTGGTTAGAATAGGGTTGGAAAGTATTTTGATtcaattttatgaatgttttagtctagtttttaaaaccaaaaagtTCTGATTAGTATTATAGTTTTTGTCTATTAAAATTGTCAAATGTATTTTCTATTTGGAAAATGCTATACATTGAGAATAGACAACTCTACAATTAGGATAATGCTGGATGTTATCGAAGAATAACAGTTACTTATTTTCAATTCCAAACCATTCATGTATTCTCTCAAATGGCAATTTAATAAATTCACATATAATTGCCAGACATTTCATTTGTCACTACTCTGCGATTTCCGTCACACAGTGTAGTCCATTCATGTATTTTCTAACTCCTTAAAAATTGTACAGGTGTGCATTGTTAGTTTTCATGAGTGAAATTGGTCGTACTATATAGCATTATCCTTTACAATTTTCCTCCCATGTTTTCTGTCATAAGGAGTGTTGAAAATATGACTACTAATTAAAAAGCCACATGTGATTCAGGTGATGCATATAGCAATACTCATTTTGTGCATTTTccctttttcatttatttatccaCCACATTTTAGTCTACCATATTTGTCAAAGCATATCACTTTCTTCTACGCTGCTGTGCTGCCCAACATTCTTTGTTGTTGTCACACCCTAACATACTATAGTGTTGTCATTGCTACTGTTAAAAGCGATGTTACCGATTCCCATGCTGACACATCGAATTTTTCTCTCCTCCTCCCCCCCCACACCCAACCCCACGATGTTTCTCTTATATCCCCAAAATTCCATTTTTATCCCTAAGCCTAAAATTTGGAAAATACAATCTGAATTTTTCaaactttggaaaaaagtttcCGCTCACTTGGCTTCTTCTTCACACGTAGCTATAACACTGGTTTAGTTCTAAAAACATTTTCCGAAATTTGTGTTGAAATATTCAAAAAAACCCATTCTGAAGTTTTTGTTACCTGCAATATTTTGCAGGTTTTGTAAGTTGACTGCATTGTTTATGTCAGTTTTGTGTTGTTGATATGtgttgtccattttttttttgtagttatGGTTGACAAATTTAAACCTCCCGACGATTTGAAAGCGATAGTGGTTGCTAAACCCCAAATTGACATTATGGATGGTGATTCGATGTCTTACAATTCTCAACTCCCAACGATAGTTTTCTATACAAATCGTCAATTTGTGACTGATAAATAAAACATGTAAGCTGATTGATTGTGTTCGCAGCGAAGCTGCAAAGTTACGATTTGTCGTTGTAATTGTGAAATTTGACTACAGTGTTGATAGGAGAAAGCAATTTTTTGTGTTGGGTTGCGAAAGGGTAGTGTGTACAAACCaaccaacaagatgtaaaaataTGAAGAGACGGAAACGAGAAAATGTGAATGTCCATTTAGGCTCCTTGGTTATTTTCATGTATCACCAGAATGACATCTTACGGTTGTGTCCGGCATACAATCCCATGTGTTGGACAAAGAGTTAAAAGGTCATCTGGTTACAGAGCATTTGAAACCAGAAGAGAAGGAGTTAGTTGCTGAAATGACATTGAAAGAGAGAAATATAGACAATGTGACTCCAATTAAGCAAGTGTACAATGCGCGTCATAGATTCAAACTTGCCACTAGGACGTCAAGGATTGAGATGCAACAACTGCAAAAACGTCTTGAGGATAACAAGTATGTTAACAAATTTAGAACGGTTGGTGAGTCTACAACTATTCAGAatattttcttttcacttccTAAATTTGTGAACTTGTTAAACACATTTCCTACTGTTTTATTGATGGATTCCACATACAAAACCAACAGTTACAGTATGTCATTGCTTCAGATAGTCGGTGTCACGTCGACCGAGAAGACATATTCTGTTGGGTTTGCTTTTCTCAACTTTAGTTGGGCTCTAGAAATTTGTCATAGTCTTTTTAGGAGTGAAGACATCACTCTGAAGGTGATTGTGACTGACAGGAATTCTGCACTGATGAATGTTGCTGCTGGAGTATTTCCAAACTCAGTTGTGTTGGTTTGTCGTtatcatattataaaaaatgtgaaagCTAAGCGCAAGTGCTATTGCACAATAAAAGATGCAGAAAATGTGAAGCAGTCAGCCGTGTAGGATATCGTGATGAATTCTTTTAAGGATGTGTCGGAATCACCCACTATGAGCAATATGTTGATGTTGTTTTATAGTTTAGGAAGGTATGTCAGATGTGGCCACGATTTCTAAATTATGTCCAAATCACCGTTTTAGAAATTGATAAAGAGAAAATTGTAAATATTTGGACAAACTGTGTTATGCATATTGGCAATACTACCATAAATAGAGTTGAATCTTCACACAGTGTCTTGAAAAAATACTTGTTAGATGGTCACAATGATTTGACCATGGGTTAAGGTGTGGTCCATAAAACGTTGATTAATACAGCTACAAACATCTTTTGGTAAGAGCTTACCTATTGCATAACACATATACAAGTCAAATTATTTGTACTATAAATTGTCGTTTGACATTTCTAGAAAGGCCTTGGATTTTATTTACCATGAAGCAAAAAGAGTTGAGGAATTTGGTACGGATATCAAAAAGTGTGGTTGTGTAATGAGAAAAATGTTTGGCTTGTCATGTGCATGTGTGATTGCTGAGAAGATTCACAACAAGCAAGCTATTAAGCTAGATGAGGTGAACAATCAATGGAAGAAGTTAGCTTTCGATGAGGGCGAAGGTGGTGAAGACGAATGTGATGATTATTCGTGTTTGGCGGAGTGGAAAACAATTTAAGTTCATTTATTgtaaataatattgttaaaattaatattgaataTTTCTTGAATCTAATGTTTAAAagttaattatgtttttttacttttgatttAGAAATTTAAATGTTACATAATTTAATTACAGAAATGAAGAAAACACAAGTAATATTAGATAAATAACACAATGTTATAAACAATTTCtaagcatgaacaataatatggaagaatagatgaaggagagaaagagaagagagaatagactattgtattattctattcaaggtgtgtattacattgtaataaagaggtcctatttataggacacaattaggggacaagaaaacctacacaataatggacattcattacatattattcataacactcccccttgaatgtccatgaaggatattctttctctaaaaaaaaccctagtgaaggaaaaagagtacatcatcatttgtgtgtgaactgcctcattaaaaaccttacaaggaaaacccagtgggacaaaaccacagtgaagggaaaaagagtgcagaacatatttatatctccccctcataaagacaattattatacatgagatgaaaaatcaaataatcttatgtaCTAGCTGCGCcaaagttttactaaaagttgactctgtagaaaaatctgttatatcttctttattatactcttctctaaattagcactgcgtctgatattatcttcatgttgagttgttgcaggaaccatcattttgtaataaaacaacgaatttcttgtatgtgttgaattacaatcctcaacaaaaacatcttctgcttgatgtagtgctaaaatcttcacatgattggatgatattgttgtttctttaaagtataaataattctatgttttgctttacttcaatatttgggttggatgaataggcaaaaataaaatactacgaaattatagcaaatatattagtgagcttaattgaattaagatatggtacttcaggaccaattcaaattgtgcatcattttcttgaggcatgacacatcaaatgacattgcaaccatttttagtatacaacaaattagatttgtcaatgtcaaactgttttaacacttttgctatataatcttatttaaattataaatttaaatgagaatatctcataagctcttcgggatcatcattatcaagtgagccagtaaaatacgttaaaacacatatttcacatgaattgagtatttcagatgctactcaacttaattaatttttgaattcacttcaggtgaatatgctt
It contains:
- the LOC123911138 gene encoding 60S ribosomal protein L36-3-like encodes the protein MAPKQPSTGLFVGLNKGHIVTKKELAPKPSNRKGKTSKRVHFVKNLIREVAGFAPYEKRITELLKVGKDKRALKVAKRKLGTHKRAKKKREEMSNVLRKMRAGGAGDKKK